The following DNA comes from Augochlora pura isolate Apur16 chromosome 6, APUR_v2.2.1, whole genome shotgun sequence.
ttcatgatatattaataacgttaAACTAAACGCTGAGTacataataatgttaattttgaatatatcAGACGATCACTgacaaaaacgaaatttttatttgcagttACAGTAgcaagtataatataaatttcaacgaTGCGGCGACGATGGACGCCGTAATGACGGACGTGCAATTTTATCGCGAGTTTGGCGGTGGTACTATAGTGGAGAACAGCAATTATGGTTTGAAACGCGACATTCCCTTCATGAAAAGAGCGAGCAAAGAAACGGGAGTACATATTATAGCCGGGACAGGTGccaatcattttataaaaatgcaacacgacttttcgttattttttatacggtatattataatgctaaataataatatatgattaaGGTTACTATGTTGCTGCTACCCAAAGTGCAAGCGATCTTGCTTTATCCAAAGAGGAAATGTACAATGTGATGTTGAAAGAGATGACTACCGGTTGCGAGGACAGTCCCGATGTCAAGACAGGATTCGTCGGCGAAGTCGGAAGCACCTGGCCAATAGAAGGTACGCGCAATTCGTTCTGATCGTGAAGCTGAATGCTAAGTAGAGCATTCTCCTATCTGATAACACAATTTAATGATTCAAGTACCGATTTGATTATTCGTTTTGAACAGACTTTGAGAAACGAGCGATACAATCAACCGGAGAACTCCAGGCGCAATTGAAGTGTCCTGTAAGTTTCCATCCTGGACGAGACTCTGACGCACCTTTCGAAATAATGCGGCTGTACCAGGAAGCTGGAGGTGACAGCAGGAAAGCCATCCTTTCTCATCTGGACCgtacgttttaattattatacgatcGTTTAAATGcggaataaaacatttatgtaTAGGTTGTAAGAAACAGGAGGCCAGTAAAAATTCGTTGCTATCTTTAATCACTTTAATCAGCTGATGATAATATATCGACACTCTGAAATTACTTTAATCTAAATATCGGCTTAAATCTCCCCAGTATtcttaaagatttatttaatgtatatatctggataaataattatataaaataattaataggaaCGCTATCCGAACAAAGGCTTATGGAGTTCGCCGACGAGACGAAATGTTACTGTCAATTTGATTTGTTTGGAATGGAGTGTTCTTTCTATCAACTAAACCCGACGGTGGACATGTTGTCTGACGCACAACGAATCGATCGCGTTAAATTTCTACGAGACGATCAGAAATTGCATCGTGTGCTTTTGAGCCACGACATTCACACCAAGCATAGATTGGTGAGTACTGAGAGATGTTCGCTAGATGGTATCTAACTTAGTCTCTTTAAAATACTTAAgcggaataatttaaatgatcaATGCCTTTGTTCCCAAAAACTAGATGAAGTTTGGCGGTCATGGGTTTTCTCATATTCTGAACAACGTCCTGCCCAAGATGCTCCTGAAGGGCTTCACTCAAGACGAAATCGACACGTTGACTATTCAAAATCCTAAAACTTGGTTGTcctattgaacaatttttataaagactGTATGCTTTAGCGTAGGTTCGCCGTTTCAATGATAGAAACAAAATAgtggaaaatagaaacgtcgatatatactttttatagTTGCAAAATAAAGAGTCTGAAATCACCATGTTGTCGCGATGGCTGCTCCAGTGTTAATACGCTCTCTGTTAATGTTTAACGCGTTGTGCTATAAAAGTTGGTATCTTTTACGAATCTACATGagcatcgaataaaaaaaaatagcacGACGCTCTAAttaagaaagtattaaattacaaggaaatattatattgaaatactaAGTGttgaataattagaaaatattgtttgataGCTGCGCACCGAAACGATAAACTCGGTCGAATAACATCGTTTATTCTCGACAACCTTGGTATTATACCGGCGCGGAACAATGAACAGAAACGGTATCGTGACGGAGAGTTTAATAGCTTTCTCCGACACACTTGCGTCCGTCAGATGTTGATTAATCCGGAGCTAAACCGGCCGGCCCCGCGGAACGATAAACTATCATGAAATATACATAGCGTCGAGAAAGGCAAGGAGTCGAAATTTATGGGAGACGATATACGGCGGCCACCGAATCGCAGATAGCACCGCGATAATAATTGTTTGGGGGGCTAGGGAGGCAGTGAGACGACCCTCGAGGTCGAGGCGAGTCTCTCTCTTGTCACACTCGTTTATTTGCAATTAGTCTGCAACCTAACGAGAAACGCGACGCACGCGTTCGGGGTACGTACTGTCGGTAAACAAATAT
Coding sequences within:
- the LOC144471014 gene encoding phosphotriesterase-related protein, giving the protein MANANGCVQTVLGGKNANELGRILTHEHLGLTFDAFYTPPPHQLKRFFDNKIEIENLGVLRQYPYSSKYNINFNDAATMDAVMTDVQFYREFGGGTIVENSNYGLKRDIPFMKRASKETGVHIIAGTGYYVAATQSASDLALSKEEMYNVMLKEMTTGCEDSPDVKTGFVGEVGSTWPIEDFEKRAIQSTGELQAQLKCPVSFHPGRDSDAPFEIMRLYQEAGGDSRKAILSHLDRTLSEQRLMEFADETKCYCQFDLFGMECSFYQLNPTVDMLSDAQRIDRVKFLRDDQKLHRVLLSHDIHTKHRLMKFGGHGFSHILNNVLPKMLLKGFTQDEIDTLTIQNPKTWLSY